Proteins found in one Gigantopelta aegis isolate Gae_Host chromosome 12, Gae_host_genome, whole genome shotgun sequence genomic segment:
- the LOC121385907 gene encoding adhesion G protein-coupled receptor L4-like, producing the protein MSALTVRIHRGRTHVPVEMDILEMDGDFIEYLNLKKTVSLYLTASLLEREISVGFVLNHVWLNLDIDECLVQTSCGTNVNCTNTDGSYTCTCLNGYSEDGQTSAAVPLKSTAVETVAIVLAATTTILAVLVIILAVVIIRMRSKLAESKVKLSDVRLGDENQATSVYEDVHDNNTVGTSPSDLPIESYGYGRSAPTGEHDYQNEQGLSGNNDQQTNTYERLDVDVTGERGTYEKLNV; encoded by the exons ATGTCCGCGCTGACTGTACGGATACACCGGGGTCGTACACATGTACCTGTCGAGATGGATATACTGGAGATGGACG GAGATTTCATAGAATAtctaaatttgaaaaaaactgTATCATTATATTTAACAGCTAGTTTATTGGAAAGGGAAATtagtgttggttttgttttaaatcatgtTTGGTTGAATTTAGATATCGACGAATGTCTTGTACAGACGTCGTGTGGTACCAATGTCAACTGTACCAACACAGATGGATCATACACTTGTACGTGTTTGAATGGATATTCTGAAGATGGGCAAACATCTGCAG CTGTGCCACTGAAATCTACTGCTGTAGAAACTGTTGCCATTGTTTTGGCTGCGACGACGACGATATTAGCTGTACTTGTTATTATCTTGGCTGTCGTCATCATTAG AATGCGATCCAAATTGGCGGAGTCCAAGGTAAAATTGTCCGACGTAAGACTAGGTGACGAAAACCAAGCTACCTCAGTGTATGAAGACGTCCATGATAACAACACAGTTGGTACTTCTCCATCTGATCTACCTATAGAATCCTATGGGTACGGAAGATCAGCACCTACTGGAGAACATGATTACCAAAACGAACAAGGACTATCGGGAAACAAcgaccaacaaacaaacacgtaCGAGAGACTGGATGTGGACGTTACTGGCGAGCGAGGTACATATGAGAAGTTAAATGTGTAA